A single region of the Lycium barbarum isolate Lr01 chromosome 2, ASM1917538v2, whole genome shotgun sequence genome encodes:
- the LOC132628745 gene encoding uncharacterized protein LOC132628745, giving the protein MVGQHDFSRALCANGASINLMSHSIYKKSGLRMPRPTSMRLQMADHTVKRPVGIVDNVLVKVGNFHLPMDFVIFDFAVNKEISIILGRPFLATRRALMDSKNNEIKFYVNDEEVTFQASKVIKFPSAYESIPVIDVVDVVEQAAELKIEEECLGEPLTPFLVNFDGDEMEGCVKTINALE; this is encoded by the coding sequence ATGGTTGGGCAACATGACTTTTCAAGAGCTCTTTGCGCTAATGGTGCTAGTATCAATCTAATGTCGCATTCAATATATAAGAAATCGGGATTGCGGATGCCTAGACCTACTTCTATGCGGTTGCAAATGGCCGATCATACGGTGAAGAGACCGGTTGGCATTGTTGATAATGTTCTAGTCAAAGTGGGTAACTTCCATCTTCCAATGGATTTTGTGATTTTTGATTTTGCAGTCAATAAAGAGATTTCAATTATATtaggaagacctttccttgctaccaGAAGGGCACTCATGGACTCGAAAAACAATGAAATCAAATTCTAtgtgaatgatgaagaagtgacATTTCAAGCAAGCAAGGTTATCAAATTTCCAAGTGCTTATGAAAGCATACCAgtgattgatgttgttgatgtggTTGAACAAGCCGCAGAACTCAAAATTGAAGAAGAATGTCTTGGCGAACCATTAACGCCTTTTTTGGTGAATTTTGATGGTGATGAAATGGAAGGGTGTGTGAAGACCATAAATGCACTTGAGTAA